DNA from Actinoplanes sp. SE50/110:
GACACCTGCGGTCTGGCCCCGGTCGCCGGTGCGCCGAGCGTGCCGGCACAGCGCACCCCGGAGAAGGCCTCGCGGAACACCGGGACGCAGAGCTCGTCACGGACCACCGGCGCCCTCTCCACCCGCACCGGCTCCAGCCGCCGCGGCAGCGGCCGCACCGGCTCCAGCCGCCGCTTCGGCAGCGGCCTGGTCGAGATCGCCCCGATCGCCAGGGTCGACCCGGCCAGCACGATCATGGCGGACGCGCAGGTCCCGGAGTCGAAGCGGTACTGCGCCAAGTGCAACAACCCGGTCGGCCGGTCCCGCGGCGACCGCCCGGGCCGCACCTCCGGCTTCTGCCCGTCCTGCGGCGAGGCGTTCAACTTCACCCCGAAGCTGGTCAAGGGCGACGTCGTCGGCGGCCAGTACGAGGTGGCCGGCGCCCTCGCGCACGGCGGCCTGGGCTGGGTCTACCTGGCCGTCGACCTGAACGTGTCGCGCCGCTGGGTGGTGCTCAAGGGCCTGCTCAACTCCGGTGACGAGGACGCGCTGGCCGCCGCCCTGGCCGAGCAGCGGTTCCTGGCCGAGGTCGAGCACCCGAACATCGTCAAGATCTACAACTTCGTCGAGCACGACGGCGCCGGCTACATCGTGATGGAGTACGTCGGCGGCAAGTCCCTCAAGGACATGCTCAAGCAGCGCCGCGACGCCAACCACGGCGACGCCGACCCGCTGCCGCTGGACCAGGCCCTGGAATTCCTCATCGAGATCATGCCGGCGTTCAGCTACCTGCACGAGCGCGGCCTGATCTTCTGCGACTTCAAGCCGGACAACGTGATCCAGTCCGGCGACCAGATGAAGCTGATCGACCTCGGCGGTGTGGTGCACATCGACGACCAGGACGCGGCGCTCTACGGCACGGTCGGCTACCAGGCGCCGGAGATGGCCACCGACGGCCCGTCGGTCGCCTCCGACCTGTACACGATCGGCCGCACCCTGGCCGTGCTCACCACGGACTTCCGCGGCTACCAGACGACGTTCAAGGAGAGCCTGCCGGACCGGGACTCGTTCGACGTCTACAAGCAGCACGAGTCGTTCTACCGCCTGGTCGACCGGGCCACCCGGCGCGACCCGGACGAGCGGTTCGTGGACGCGGCCGAGATGCAGGAGCAGATGCTCGGCGTACTGCGCCAGGTGGTGGCCGCGCAAGGCACCCCGAAACCGGCGCCGTCCAAGGTCTTCACCGGTGAGCTGCGCACCGACCTGAAGTCGGACGCGCCGCGCTGGCAGGACCTGCCCACCCCGCTGATCGACCTGGCCGACCCGGCCGCGGTCTTCCTCGCCTCGATCACGGTGACCGATCCGGCCGAGGTGCTCGCCCTGCTCCAGCACGCCCCGCAGGAGACCCCCGAGGTGCGGCTGCGGGCACTGCGGGCGGAGATCGACCTGGGCACCCGCCACGGCTTCTTCGGCGACGCGATGAAGGCCCGGGACTCGTTCGCCGAGCTGCACGGCGACGACTGGCGGCTGGCCTGGTACGACGGGCTGCTCGCGCTGGCCGTCGAGGACTGGACCACGGCCCGGACCCGGTTCGAGGCGGTCTGGGCGGCGCTGCCCGGCGAGCTCGCCCCGCAGCTGGGGTTCGCCTTCGCCGAGGAGCTGGCCGGCCGGCCCGGCTCGGCGGCGTGGTATTACGACGTGGTCAGCCGCACCGATCCGGCGTACACGACGGCGGCCGCCGGGCTGGCCCGCTGCCGGCTCGCCGGCGGCGACCGGGCCGGCGCGGTGGAGGCGTACCAGCGGGTGCCGGGCACCTCCTCGGCGTACGCGATCTCCCAGGTGGGCGCGGTCCGGGCGCTGGTCCGGGCGCATCCGGTGGCGCAGGTGGACGTGCAGTCGCTGACCGACGCGGCGGCGCTGATCGAGCGGCTCGAGGTGGAGCGCGCCCAGCTCGCCGAGTTGCGCGCCGAGCTGCTGGAGCAGACGCTGTCCTCGCTCAGGGGCGGCCACCAGGTGCCGGCGTCGGTGCTCGGCCCGGCGCGCACCGGCGACACGGTGGAGAAGGAGGTGCGGTTCGCCCTGGAGGACGCGTACCGCGAGATGGCCCGCGCCGCGCACGGCGCCGAGAAGATCCGCCTGGTCGATCTGGCGAACGCGGCCCGGCCGCGAACCCGCACCTGAGTAGGCACCACACCGGCACGTCCCGAGAGAAGGCAAGTTGATTCTGACCGAGTGCGACTCCTGTGCTGAGGGGCGCGCGTCCGGCGCTGCGTTCTGCGAGGCGTGCGGGCGCCCGCTGACCGAGACCGCCGCCGTCGGCGACGGCGCGGAACCGCCGAACGACAAGGACGATGGCGGCGGTACGCCGGTGAGCCCGGCCGCCGGGCCTCGACGCGGCCGGGACTGCCCGCACTGCGCGGCGGCCGGCGCGGTCGACGCCGACGGCTACTGCGAGGAGTGCGGCCTGCTGGCCGGGCGCCCCCGCGACCACGTCGAGGCGGACGGCGACACGGTGGCGGCCGCGGTCAGTGACCGGGGCCGGCGGCACCACCGCAACGAGGACGCCATGTGGCTGGCGGTCGGTGTCGAGGCGGCCGACGTGGTCGTCTGCGACGGCGTCTCCTCCTCGTTCGACCCGGACGTCGCCTCGGAGGCCGCCGCCCGGGCCGCCGGCGACCTGCTGGCCCGGGCACAGCACCCGCTGGAGCCCGCCCAGGTGGCCGAGGCCGCGGACGCGGCCGGAGCGACCGGGCCGGTCGAGAGCGTCGCGGCCGCCGGGCCGGCGGACGACGACGTACCGCGGGCGGCAATCGATCCGGAAGCAGGCGGCGAACCGGACCCCGGGATGGCGATCGCCGAGATCGTCGCAACGGCGATCCAGGAGGCCGGGCAGGCCGTCGCCGCCCTGGTCGGCAACGGCGATCCGCGCCGCGCCGCCTCCAACCCGGCCTGCACGATCGTCGCCGCCGCGGTCCGCGGCCCGCACGTCGGCTTCGGGTGGGTCGGTGACAGCCGTGCCTACTGGGTGACCGCCGGCGGCCCGGCCCAGCAGCTCACCGAGGACGACTCGTGGGCCCGGCACGTGATCGCGATGGGTGCCGACCCGCGGGTGGCGATGAACGACCCGAAGGCGCACGCGATCACCGCCTGGCTCGGCGCCGACGCCGGGCCGATCCTGCCGCATCTCGGCGCGTTCACCGCGCAGACGCCGGGCCACCTGGTGCTCTGCAGCGACGGGCTGTGGAACTACCTGACCGACCCGGCCGATTTCGGTGACGCGGTGCGGTCGGCGCTGACCCTGGCGACCGGGCCACGCCCGCTGCTGGAGGCCGCTCGGGCGCTCGTGGCGTACGCCAATTCCGCCGGAGGCGCCGACAACATCACCGTGGCCATCGTGCCGGTGGTCCCGCGATCCACGGCGGACGCCGAAGGCGACGCCGACATCACCGAGCCCAGCGAAGCATAAGGAGTTTCCGTGTCCTACAGCGCCGAGGCTTTCCAGAACGAGTACCTCGCGATGGGCGCCAGCGAGGTCAACGCGATCGTCACCGTCACCTCCTCGGGCGGCGACGGCGGCCGCCGCAGCGCCGAGGCGACCGAGATCATCATCGTGGACGCGTCCGGGTCGATGCAGGCCGAGGGCCGGATGGCGGCCGCCCGGCAGGCCGCCAAGGCGGCGGTGAACTGCCTGGACGACGGCGTCCGGTTCGCCATCATCGCCGGGGTCAGCACCGCGCAGCAGCTGTTCCCGGACCCGGGCCAACTGGCCGTGGCCACCCCGCAGAGCCGCGCCGACGCGCTGCGGGCGATCGACCGGCTGCAGGCCAGCGGCGGCACCGCGATGGGCGCCTGGCTGCTGCTGGCCGCCCAGCTGTTCGACCAGCGACCGGGCGACATCAAGCACGCCATCCTGCTCACCGACGGCGACAACGGCGAGCGGTACGGCTACCTGGAGAGCGTGCTGGAGCAGGTCGGCGGCCGGTTCGTCTGCGACTGCCGCGGCGTCGGCACGAACTGGAAGGTCTCCGAGCTGCGCAAGATCGCCACCGCGATGCTGGGCACCGTCGACATCGTGGCCCGCCCGGAGGGACTGACCGCGGCGTTCGAGCAGATGATCACCGCGGCCATGGGCAAGACCGCGGCCGACGTGCAGCTCAAGGTGTGGACCCCGGTGAACGCCACGGTCCGCTTCGTCAAACAGGTCGAGCCGCAGGTGCTGGACCTCACCGGCAAACGGTCCGAGGACGGTCCGCGCGCCGGGCGCTACCCGCTGGGCTCCTGGGGCCAGGAGAGCCGCGACTACCACGTCTGCATCGACGTGCCACCGGGAAAGTCGGGCGACGAGATGCTGGCCGCGCGCATCTCGGTGGTCGAAGGCGACACGGTGCACGCGCAGTCGCTGGTGCGGGCGGTGTGGACCGAGGACACCGCGCTGAGCACCCGGATCAACCGGCAGGTGGCGCACTACACCGGGCAAGCCGAGCTGGCCGACGCGATCCAGGAGGGGATCGCCGCCCGGGAGGCCGGCGACGACCGGACCGCGACGCTGAAGTTCGGCCGGGCCGCACAGCTGGCGCACGCCAGCGGGAACTCGGCGACCGAGGAGCTGCTGGCCAAGGTGGTGGAGATCGAGGACGCGGCGACCGGCACGGTGCGGCTGCGGCGCAAGGTGAACGCGGCGGACGAGATGGCGCTGGACACGCAGAGCACCAAGACGGTGCGGGTAGGGCGGTCGCAGTGACCACTTACCGCTGCCCCAACGGGCATGACTCCGGCGAGTCCGACTATTGCGACACATGCGGGGCGCTGATCGGTTCCGCGCCGGCCGACCCGCCGACGCTGGTGGACACCGCACCCAGGGGCGAACTCTGTCCCCATTGCGGGACGCCACGCGCGGGCAGCGCCCGGTTCTGCGAGGACTGCGGTTACGACCACACCACGGGCAAGGTGCCCCAGCTGACCGAGGTGCTGCCGATCCCGGCGGCCCCGGCCGCCGACTGGACCGCCACGGTGGTCGCCGACCCGGCGTACTTCGCGATGAACGCGGTGGAGGGGGTGAGCTTCCCGGCCGACACCGGGGAGCGCACCATCACGCTGACTCCGCCGCAGGTCCGGATCGGCCGGGCCAGCTCGTCGAAGGGCACCAGCCCGGAGATCGACCTGGCCGACACCGATCCGGGGGTGTCGCACAACCACGCGCTACTCACCCTGAACATCGACGGTGTGTGGCTGGTCACCGACCTCGGTTCGACCAACGGCACGTACCTCAACGACGAGGACCAGCCGCTGACCGCGGGCCAGTCCAGGACCCTGAAGGACGGGGATCAGGTCCACGTCGGAGTGTGGACGACCTTCACCCTGCACGCCCCGGAGTGATGCCCGCCGCTGCCGGACCCCGGCACCGTATGTGATCTTGATGCGGTGTCGGAGTTCGGAAGCAGGCTGCGTGAGTTACGGCAAGACCGCCCTCGCCGTCCGCCTCGCCGAGCAGCTGCGCGAGCAGTACCCGGACGGCCGCTTCTACCTCGACCTGCGGGGCACCGACGCCGAGCCGATGACCCCGGGCGACGCGCTGCTGCGGCTGCTGCGCGCAGGTGAGATCGGGTCCCGGCGGATCGGCGAGACCGACGACGAACGCTCCCGCCAGCTCTGCGCGCTGCTGCCTGCTGGTGCTGGACAACGCCGGCAGCGAGGCCCAGGTGTACGCCGGTGGCCCGCACGGCATCACCGACACCCGGCTGAACCAGGACCTGCTCGCCTTCCTGAACAGCTACGCGGCCTGATCCCGCGACGGTGGCGCTCCCCGTCCCGGGAGCGCCACCGGCCGTCAGACATTCCACACGAAACCGTCAGGATCGGTGAACCCGCCGGTGTCACCGTTGATGGCGATCCGGTGTGATCCGGTGCCTTCCGCGGGCACCCCGACGTCCTTGGCCGCGGCACGACGGGTGTACAACGCCAGCTTGATCGGCGAACTTCCGGCGGTGAACTCGACGTACTTGCTGCCGAAGCTCTTCGCGACAGTCATGCCGTGCTCGAGGTAGAACTGCTTGGTCGCCTTGACGTTCTCGACGCCGAGGAGCAGCACCATGGCCTCGATCTGCCGGGTGGCCGGCGCGGTGTTCTTCTTCGACGAGGTCGCCAGCTTCCAGATCGCCCCGTCCGGTGCCTGCACGACGCCGCCGTAGCCCCAGAAGCCCTTGGTCACCGGCTTGAGTGCGGTGGCGCCGGCATGCAGAGCGGCCGCGGCGAACAGGTCGACGTCGGCGGGCTGGGCGACGACCAGGGAGACCGCGAACCCACGGAAGCCGGTGGTCGGTGCGTCCGAACGGTGCACCTGGACGATGTCGCCCAGGTCGAACGCGGCCCGGTAGAACGCCGCGGCGGCGGTGGGGTCGGACGCTCCGACGCTGATGGAGTCGATCGTTGTCATGGGCACCACGCTACGAATCGGCCCCCCTCCGCTGCTTCTCGATTCCTGACCGATGCGTGTCCTCGGCGTCTTTCAGTGGAGGATCCGCAGCGCCTCGTCGAGCAGCGCCGGGTTGCTGGCGAAGACGTGCGGGCCGGCGCCCGGGCGCGGCGAACCGTCGAGGCCGCGGAACACCCCGCCGGCCTCCGGGATGATCACCGAGCTGGCCGCGAAGTCCCAGATCTGCCCGCCGGTCTGCACCGCCACGTCGAGGTCGCCCTGCGCCACCAGCAGCGGCGGGTGGATCGGCCACGTCCGCTCGTCGGCCACCGCGACCAGTGGCGCGGCCACCTCCCGCCCCCAGTCCAGCGGCACCACACCGAGCCGGCTCCCGGTCGCCCGACCGTGGGCCGCCGCGACGTGGATCCGCTCCGCGTCCACCAGGGCGCCGCCGGCGACCCGGCCCCGGTACGCGCCGGCACCGCGCTGCGCCCACCAGGCCAGCCCCTGCGCCGGCACGATCTGCACGCCGGTGGTCACCTCGCCGTCCACCTCGAGGGCGATCAGCACCAGCCACCGGTCGTCACCGCGGACGAACAGCGCGGTGCCGTCGATCGGGTCGATGATCCAGCGCCGGCCGTTGCCGCTCGCGGTCTCGCCGTGCTCCTCGCCGAGGATGGCGTCCTGCGGCCGGGCCTCGGTCAGCACGCCCCGGATCGCGTTCTCCACCGCCCGGTCGGCGAGGGTGACCACGCTGCCGTCCTTCTTCGTCTCCCGCGGCAGGTCGGCGATCACCGCGAAGTGGCGCAGCGCCTCGGCCGCGCCGGTCAGTGCGGCCCGCTGGGCCAGTTCCAGGTCGGTCTCCACGCCTCCATCCTGCCGAACCCGGGGGAGGTCTTGTCGGGTGACGCGGGAACGGCGTGGGAAGATTGGAGTAACAAGACGTACTCAGATGGGATGTCCGCCCGTGCCGGACCGGATCGCCAGCGGCGTGGTCTTCACCACCCCGCCGTCGCTGCCCCGCGGCCGGCACGAGCTCGCCCGGGACCAGGTGGTCGCCGCCCAGCGGGAGAAGATGCTGATCGCCGCCACCGAGCTGCTGGCCGGGGCGGGCTACCGCGGTTTCGGGGTGCGCGAGATCTGCGCCCGGGCGGCGGTGTCCCGGGCCGCCTTCTACGACAACTTCGCCGACAAGGACGCGTGCATCCACACCGCGTACGACCGCTTCATCGAGGTGCTGATGAGCCGCCTGGCGGCCGGAGCGGTGTCGATAGACGGTTTCGTCACGACGTACCTTCAGGTGCTGGACAGCGACCGGGTCGCCGCCCGCGCCTTCCAGGTCGAGATGGACGCGCTGGGCCGGCCCGCGCGCCGGCGGCGCCGGGCCGCGATCGAGCGGCTCGCCGCGCTGATCGCCGGCCTGCGCGATGCGCCCGGCGTCCCGCTGAACGCCCACATCGGCGCGATCTACGCGCTGCGCCAGATCACCTCGGACGCCCTCGACGCCGGCGGCACCCCTGACCTGACGGCCCTCGCCCCGGAGCTCACCCCCTGGCTGACCCGCATGCTCAAGGAGTAGACGTGACGCAGACCTGCACCGCCCCACCGGCCGAGCACGACCTCCTGACCCGGCTGCGGCGCGACGAGCCGGCCTCGTTCGGCGCGATGTTCCTGGCCGTCGCCGAGCGCCAGCCGCAGGCGGTGGCCTACCTGCGGCCCGGCGACGACGGCTGGCAGAGCCAGACCTGGACGCAGACCGCGCGGGCGGTCACCGAGATCGCCGCCGGCCTGCTCGCGCTCGGCCTGCACCCGGAGGACCGGGTGGCGATCGCGAGCGGCACCCGGGTCGAGTGGATCGAGGCCGACTTCGGGGTGATGTGCGCCGGGGGCGCGACCACCACCATCTACCCCTCGTCGTCGCCGGACGAGGTGGCACACATCCTCACCGACTCCGGCAGCCGCTTCGCGATCGCGGAGAACCCGGCCCAGCTCGCCAAGATCCTCTTTCCCGGTACGCCGGTGGAACGCGCCGTCCTCATCGACGGCACCGCCGCGGACCCGCGCGTGCTGACCCTGGCCGAGCTGCGCGCCCTCGGCGACCCGGCCCGGGTGGCCGAGGCGGTCGCCGCGGTCCGCCCGGACGACCTGGCCACGCTGATCTACACCTCCGGCACGACCGGGCTGCCCAAGGGCGTCCGGGTTGCCCACCGGGCGTGGGTCTACCAGGGGCTGGCGATCCAGGCGATGGGCATCGTGCGGCCCGACGACGTCGGCTACCTGTGGCTGCCGCTGTCGCACGCGTTCGGCAAGGCACTGCTCAGCTGTCAGCTCTCGGTCGGCTTCCCGTTCGCGGTGGACGGGGACGTGAGCCGGGTCGTGCAGCGGCTCGGTGAGGTGCGGCCCACGATCATGCCGGCCGTGCCGCGCATCTTCGAGAAGGTCTATGCCGCGGTGAGCGCCGCCGACGGCGTACAGAAGCGGCTGTTGGACTGGGCCGTGGCAACGGCCGGACGGCGGCGTTCCGGATGGCGATTCCGGATCGCCGACCGGCTCGTGCTGTCCCGGGTGCGGGCGCGGTTCGGCGGGCGCATGCGGTATTTCATCTCCGGAGCGGCCACTCTCGATCCGGGCATCGCCCGCTGGTTTGGCGCGATCGGGCTGCCGATCGCCGAGGGTTACGGCCTCACCGAATCGTGCGC
Protein-coding regions in this window:
- a CDS encoding long-chain fatty acid--CoA ligase, translating into MTQTCTAPPAEHDLLTRLRRDEPASFGAMFLAVAERQPQAVAYLRPGDDGWQSQTWTQTARAVTEIAAGLLALGLHPEDRVAIASGTRVEWIEADFGVMCAGGATTTIYPSSSPDEVAHILTDSGSRFAIAENPAQLAKILFPGTPVERAVLIDGTAADPRVLTLAELRALGDPARVAEAVAAVRPDDLATLIYTSGTTGLPKGVRVAHRAWVYQGLAIQAMGIVRPDDVGYLWLPLSHAFGKALLSCQLSVGFPFAVDGDVSRVVQRLGEVRPTIMPAVPRIFEKVYAAVSAADGVQKRLLDWAVATAGRRRSGWRFRIADRLVLSRVRARFGGRMRYFISGAATLDPGIARWFGAIGLPIAEGYGLTESCATTVFNRPDRPEYGTVGMPLPGTEVRIAEDGEVLLRGPGMMQGYHGLDSGAALRDGWLHTGDIGEITERGSLRITDRKKDLIKTSNGKYVAPQTLESRFKAICPLAGQFLVHGENRRYVTALIDLDPDEMAKWAAANGLGDASHAEIAGSEKLRAALQECVDRLNGTLNPWETVKRFAVLDRHLSVESGELTASLKLRRRVIEDRFRPVLDGLYA
- a CDS encoding inositol monophosphatase family protein; this translates as METDLELAQRAALTGAAEALRHFAVIADLPRETKKDGSVVTLADRAVENAIRGVLTEARPQDAILGEEHGETASGNGRRWIIDPIDGTALFVRGDDRWLVLIALEVDGEVTTGVQIVPAQGLAWWAQRGAGAYRGRVAGGALVDAERIHVAAAHGRATGSRLGVVPLDWGREVAAPLVAVADERTWPIHPPLLVAQGDLDVAVQTGGQIWDFAASSVIIPEAGGVFRGLDGSPRPGAGPHVFASNPALLDEALRILH
- a CDS encoding VWA domain-containing protein — protein: MSYSAEAFQNEYLAMGASEVNAIVTVTSSGGDGGRRSAEATEIIIVDASGSMQAEGRMAAARQAAKAAVNCLDDGVRFAIIAGVSTAQQLFPDPGQLAVATPQSRADALRAIDRLQASGGTAMGAWLLLAAQLFDQRPGDIKHAILLTDGDNGERYGYLESVLEQVGGRFVCDCRGVGTNWKVSELRKIATAMLGTVDIVARPEGLTAAFEQMITAAMGKTAADVQLKVWTPVNATVRFVKQVEPQVLDLTGKRSEDGPRAGRYPLGSWGQESRDYHVCIDVPPGKSGDEMLAARISVVEGDTVHAQSLVRAVWTEDTALSTRINRQVAHYTGQAELADAIQEGIAAREAGDDRTATLKFGRAAQLAHASGNSATEELLAKVVEIEDAATGTVRLRRKVNAADEMALDTQSTKTVRVGRSQ
- a CDS encoding serine/threonine-protein kinase, whose translation is MKCQRDGCGGTIEDGYCDNCGLAPATTPAAAPSAAGPSVAAASAAAAAPAGGTCRRDGCGGTIEDGYCDTCGLAPVAGAPSVPAQRTPEKASRNTGTQSSSRTTGALSTRTGSSRRGSGRTGSSRRFGSGLVEIAPIARVDPASTIMADAQVPESKRYCAKCNNPVGRSRGDRPGRTSGFCPSCGEAFNFTPKLVKGDVVGGQYEVAGALAHGGLGWVYLAVDLNVSRRWVVLKGLLNSGDEDALAAALAEQRFLAEVEHPNIVKIYNFVEHDGAGYIVMEYVGGKSLKDMLKQRRDANHGDADPLPLDQALEFLIEIMPAFSYLHERGLIFCDFKPDNVIQSGDQMKLIDLGGVVHIDDQDAALYGTVGYQAPEMATDGPSVASDLYTIGRTLAVLTTDFRGYQTTFKESLPDRDSFDVYKQHESFYRLVDRATRRDPDERFVDAAEMQEQMLGVLRQVVAAQGTPKPAPSKVFTGELRTDLKSDAPRWQDLPTPLIDLADPAAVFLASITVTDPAEVLALLQHAPQETPEVRLRALRAEIDLGTRHGFFGDAMKARDSFAELHGDDWRLAWYDGLLALAVEDWTTARTRFEAVWAALPGELAPQLGFAFAEELAGRPGSAAWYYDVVSRTDPAYTTAAAGLARCRLAGGDRAGAVEAYQRVPGTSSAYAISQVGAVRALVRAHPVAQVDVQSLTDAAALIERLEVERAQLAELRAELLEQTLSSLRGGHQVPASVLGPARTGDTVEKEVRFALEDAYREMARAAHGAEKIRLVDLANAARPRTRT
- a CDS encoding FHA domain-containing protein, giving the protein MTTYRCPNGHDSGESDYCDTCGALIGSAPADPPTLVDTAPRGELCPHCGTPRAGSARFCEDCGYDHTTGKVPQLTEVLPIPAAPAADWTATVVADPAYFAMNAVEGVSFPADTGERTITLTPPQVRIGRASSSKGTSPEIDLADTDPGVSHNHALLTLNIDGVWLVTDLGSTNGTYLNDEDQPLTAGQSRTLKDGDQVHVGVWTTFTLHAPE
- a CDS encoding PP2C family serine/threonine-protein phosphatase, whose translation is MILTECDSCAEGRASGAAFCEACGRPLTETAAVGDGAEPPNDKDDGGGTPVSPAAGPRRGRDCPHCAAAGAVDADGYCEECGLLAGRPRDHVEADGDTVAAAVSDRGRRHHRNEDAMWLAVGVEAADVVVCDGVSSSFDPDVASEAAARAAGDLLARAQHPLEPAQVAEAADAAGATGPVESVAAAGPADDDVPRAAIDPEAGGEPDPGMAIAEIVATAIQEAGQAVAALVGNGDPRRAASNPACTIVAAAVRGPHVGFGWVGDSRAYWVTAGGPAQQLTEDDSWARHVIAMGADPRVAMNDPKAHAITAWLGADAGPILPHLGAFTAQTPGHLVLCSDGLWNYLTDPADFGDAVRSALTLATGPRPLLEAARALVAYANSAGGADNITVAIVPVVPRSTADAEGDADITEPSEA
- a CDS encoding TetR/AcrR family transcriptional regulator, whose product is MPDRIASGVVFTTPPSLPRGRHELARDQVVAAQREKMLIAATELLAGAGYRGFGVREICARAAVSRAAFYDNFADKDACIHTAYDRFIEVLMSRLAAGAVSIDGFVTTYLQVLDSDRVAARAFQVEMDALGRPARRRRRAAIERLAALIAGLRDAPGVPLNAHIGAIYALRQITSDALDAGGTPDLTALAPELTPWLTRMLKE
- a CDS encoding glyoxalase; this translates as MTTIDSISVGASDPTAAAAFYRAAFDLGDIVQVHRSDAPTTGFRGFAVSLVVAQPADVDLFAAAALHAGATALKPVTKGFWGYGGVVQAPDGAIWKLATSSKKNTAPATRQIEAMVLLLGVENVKATKQFYLEHGMTVAKSFGSKYVEFTAGSSPIKLALYTRRAAAKDVGVPAEGTGSHRIAINGDTGGFTDPDGFVWNV